One Bacteriovorax sp. Seq25_V DNA window includes the following coding sequences:
- a CDS encoding transporter substrate-binding domain-containing protein, giving the protein MKILFILIFLRLSCLAREIVFMSPVAFAPWVEVSTNKEVKGVMVNISRDLEKRIGEKVQFKYKPYKRFVRDLEGGVDFDITLFTVDSNAKLSGLVKVEPSVNVNRTYLFFHNKMKTCKDIKTLVTVGVSTHENTVKEKCNTSFNLISTKSIDQRVKLFLDGKGDSLLIGEQELLKLDSDTRILIEKKKSILLKYSESFLMINKNSILNSKKYERILSDFSKEVAARYFLVVNEGLSRGTIHASLD; this is encoded by the coding sequence ATGAAAATTCTATTCATTTTAATTTTTCTTCGTCTTTCTTGCCTTGCTAGAGAAATTGTTTTCATGTCTCCAGTTGCTTTTGCTCCATGGGTTGAAGTTTCTACAAATAAAGAGGTGAAGGGAGTTATGGTAAATATTTCTAGGGATTTAGAGAAAAGAATTGGTGAGAAGGTCCAGTTTAAGTATAAGCCGTATAAAAGATTTGTCAGAGATCTTGAAGGCGGAGTGGATTTTGATATTACTCTATTCACAGTTGATTCTAATGCTAAACTGTCTGGACTTGTAAAAGTTGAGCCGTCAGTGAATGTAAATAGAACTTATCTTTTTTTCCATAATAAAATGAAGACGTGCAAGGATATAAAGACATTAGTTACTGTTGGTGTTAGTACTCATGAAAATACTGTAAAAGAAAAATGTAATACCTCTTTTAATTTAATCTCTACTAAGAGCATAGACCAGAGAGTTAAGTTATTTCTTGATGGAAAAGGGGATTCGCTTTTAATTGGAGAGCAGGAATTATTAAAACTTGATTCTGATACTAGAATTTTAATAGAGAAGAAAAAAAGTATTCTGCTTAAATATTCCGAGTCATTTCTTATGATCAATAAAAATTCAATTCTAAATTCTAAAAAATATGAAAGAATCCTCTCGGATTTTTCAAAAGAAGTCGCAGCAAGGTACTTTTTGGTCGTCAACGAAGGACTTAGTAGAGGTACAATCCACGCATCCCTTGATTGA
- a CDS encoding transporter substrate-binding domain-containing protein, whose translation MKLKLIISFLFSFSALCEEYYFLKQNSIPKFYETGQGKLGLCGQIYKELRKNLKHKNITMKVDEPLYPIKRILLKLDKGSGHVFCGAGKTPEREKKYIFSKKPIYTVNNVVVAHADEDFIPAKLEDFAKNRIMVGAYFGTSSSEFIKSISGIQVNDTFTNPDEAYKLIEAKKLRFFFYHDLALNYAVEHSKYKMKVVPVKFRSIEQWLIYSKKLPKNVREAIEAEVEEMYKNGQLQKIWQKFLVL comes from the coding sequence ATGAAATTAAAACTTATTATATCTTTTTTATTTTCTTTCAGTGCTCTTTGTGAGGAATATTATTTTCTTAAACAGAACTCTATTCCAAAGTTTTATGAAACAGGGCAGGGGAAATTAGGACTTTGCGGACAAATTTATAAAGAACTCAGAAAGAACTTAAAGCATAAGAATATTACAATGAAAGTTGATGAGCCTCTTTATCCGATAAAGAGAATTCTTCTAAAGCTTGATAAGGGTAGTGGCCATGTGTTTTGTGGAGCGGGAAAAACTCCAGAAAGAGAGAAGAAATATATATTCTCTAAGAAGCCAATTTATACTGTCAACAATGTCGTTGTGGCACATGCCGATGAGGATTTTATTCCGGCTAAGTTGGAAGATTTTGCGAAGAATAGAATTATGGTTGGAGCCTATTTTGGAACATCATCTTCTGAGTTTATTAAGTCAATTTCAGGTATTCAGGTAAATGATACATTCACTAACCCAGATGAAGCTTATAAGCTTATTGAAGCAAAGAAGCTTCGTTTTTTCTTCTACCATGATTTGGCCCTAAACTACGCTGTAGAGCATTCTAAGTACAAAATGAAAGTAGTTCCTGTTAAATTCAGATCTATTGAACAGTGGTTAATTTATTCAAAAAAATTACCTAAAAATGTTCGTGAAGCCATTGAAGCAGAAGTTGAAGAAATGTATAAAAATGGTCAGCTTCAGAAAATATGGCAAAAATTCTTGGTTTTGTAG
- the lon gene encoding endopeptidase La, with product MSDKGSVETKKLPLLPLRDMIIFPHMVVPLFVGREKSIHALEEASKNGNELFLVTQKDASILNPDREDVYDTGTVVNIIQMLRLPDNTVKVLIEGKYRAKVSKFESKPEGYWSEVEKCVPGPIDQVTIEATIRSIKNIFEQYVKLNKRIPPELLMSISSITDPSRLADIIVAHLSMKIPEKQEILEAVDVETRLQLLLEKMQGEIEIINVERRIRSRVKTQMEKSQKEYYLNEQMNAIQKELGQKDEKSEIQEMEEKLAAKNMPVEAKEKVEKELKKLKSMSPMSAEAAVVRNYIDWMLGLPWFEYTEDNNSVAHARETLDSHHYGMEDVKERIVEYLAVRSLVGNEGRGTILCLSGPPGVGKTSIARSLAESMGREFYRISLGGVKDESEIRGHRRTYVGAMPGKIMSALKKAGTSNPVILLDEIDKMSSDMRGDPAAAMLEVLDPEQNKNFSDHYIEVEYDLSKVMFIMTANDLGKIPGPLRDRMEIIHVSGYTPVEKLQIGKKYLLPKACKNNGLTDWSVTMSDLVMTDVIRGYSREAGVREFERLMNTVARKIATEVVTNDVEKGKKFNVTAKQLAKYLGPRKYDGTQIESEPQIGLVNGLAWTSVGGELLHIEVVTTPGNGKIQITGKLGEVMTESAKAALSYVRSISARLGIDSEWFNKNDIHIHAPEGATPKDGPSAGITMVTALTSAIAGIPVLQDVAMTGEVTIRGRVLPIGGLKEKLLAAKQAGVKTVVVPAKNAKDLPEIPAEIKAGLDIHPVAHVEEVLKLALSLNEPEKFMQHVGGLKVITPDTDGYEVAN from the coding sequence ATGTCAGACAAAGGGTCTGTTGAAACTAAAAAACTCCCTCTTCTTCCATTGAGAGACATGATTATCTTTCCACACATGGTAGTTCCTCTTTTTGTAGGTAGAGAGAAATCTATTCACGCCTTAGAAGAGGCTTCTAAGAACGGTAACGAGCTTTTTCTTGTTACACAGAAAGATGCTTCTATTCTAAATCCTGACAGAGAAGATGTTTATGACACTGGGACAGTTGTAAATATTATTCAAATGCTGAGGCTGCCGGACAATACTGTAAAAGTATTAATTGAAGGTAAGTACAGAGCAAAAGTTTCAAAATTTGAATCTAAGCCAGAAGGGTACTGGAGTGAAGTTGAGAAGTGTGTGCCTGGTCCAATCGACCAAGTAACAATCGAAGCGACAATCAGAAGTATTAAAAATATTTTTGAACAGTACGTAAAACTGAATAAGAGAATACCACCAGAACTTCTGATGAGTATTTCTTCTATTACAGATCCTTCAAGACTAGCGGATATTATTGTTGCTCATTTATCGATGAAGATTCCTGAGAAACAAGAAATTCTTGAAGCTGTTGATGTTGAAACTAGACTTCAACTTCTATTAGAGAAGATGCAAGGTGAAATTGAAATCATCAACGTTGAAAGAAGAATTAGATCGCGTGTTAAAACTCAAATGGAAAAGTCTCAAAAAGAGTATTACCTAAATGAGCAAATGAATGCGATTCAAAAAGAACTTGGACAAAAAGACGAAAAATCTGAAATCCAAGAAATGGAAGAAAAGCTAGCTGCTAAAAATATGCCAGTGGAAGCAAAAGAGAAAGTAGAGAAGGAGCTTAAGAAGCTTAAGTCTATGTCTCCAATGTCTGCTGAGGCTGCGGTTGTTAGAAATTATATTGACTGGATGCTAGGACTTCCTTGGTTCGAGTATACAGAAGATAATAACTCTGTTGCACATGCGAGAGAAACACTTGATTCTCATCACTATGGAATGGAAGATGTTAAAGAAAGAATTGTTGAGTACCTAGCGGTAAGATCTCTTGTTGGTAACGAAGGGAGAGGAACAATTCTTTGTCTATCAGGACCTCCTGGTGTTGGTAAGACTTCTATTGCTAGAAGTTTAGCTGAATCAATGGGAAGAGAGTTCTACAGAATTTCTCTTGGTGGTGTAAAAGACGAATCTGAAATTAGAGGACACAGAAGAACTTATGTTGGTGCTATGCCTGGTAAGATCATGAGTGCTCTTAAGAAAGCTGGAACTAGTAACCCAGTTATTCTTTTAGATGAAATTGATAAGATGAGTTCTGATATGAGAGGGGATCCAGCAGCAGCAATGCTTGAAGTTCTAGACCCTGAACAAAACAAAAACTTCTCTGATCACTATATTGAAGTTGAGTATGATCTATCTAAAGTTATGTTCATCATGACAGCTAACGATCTAGGAAAAATTCCTGGTCCTCTTAGAGATAGAATGGAGATCATCCACGTTTCTGGTTACACTCCAGTAGAAAAACTTCAAATTGGGAAGAAATACTTACTTCCAAAAGCTTGTAAGAATAATGGTCTGACAGATTGGTCTGTTACAATGTCTGATCTTGTAATGACTGATGTGATTAGAGGATATTCAAGAGAAGCTGGTGTTCGTGAATTCGAAAGACTTATGAATACAGTTGCGAGAAAAATTGCAACAGAAGTTGTGACAAATGATGTTGAAAAAGGGAAGAAGTTCAACGTTACTGCGAAACAACTTGCAAAATATCTTGGGCCTAGAAAGTACGATGGAACTCAGATTGAATCTGAACCACAAATTGGTCTAGTTAACGGTCTTGCTTGGACATCTGTTGGTGGTGAATTACTACATATCGAAGTTGTAACAACTCCAGGTAATGGTAAGATCCAAATTACAGGTAAGCTAGGTGAGGTAATGACTGAATCAGCAAAGGCTGCTTTAAGTTATGTAAGATCAATTTCAGCAAGACTTGGAATTGACTCTGAATGGTTTAATAAGAATGATATCCATATTCACGCACCAGAAGGAGCAACTCCAAAGGATGGTCCAAGTGCTGGTATCACAATGGTTACTGCTCTAACATCTGCGATCGCTGGTATTCCAGTTCTTCAAGATGTGGCGATGACTGGTGAAGTAACAATTAGAGGACGTGTTCTTCCAATTGGTGGATTAAAAGAAAAACTACTTGCAGCTAAGCAAGCGGGTGTTAAGACTGTTGTTGTTCCAGCTAAGAATGCTAAGGATCTTCCTGAAATTCCAGCGGAAATCAAGGCAGGACTTGATATCCATCCAGTAGCTCATGTAGAAGAAGTTCTTAAACTTGCTCTATCTCTTAATGAGCCAGAGAAGTTCATGCAACACGTTGGTGGTCTGAAAGTTATTACTCCAGATACAGATGGATACGAAGTTGCAAACTAA
- a CDS encoding LuxR C-terminal-related transcriptional regulator, protein MLNFKERISTSIIFIAVIILLFLDIYEDFSEGAPLSHVTKEAAIMLLGLVGIFMLWKSYFSIKLQNESQKHDIVKLKNDLQSYKLRTQDLSEGLSGMINQQLIDWNLTESEKDIALLLLKGLSLREIAEIRNSSEKTIKQHASNLYAKANLNGRAELSAFFLEDLLILK, encoded by the coding sequence ATGCTTAATTTTAAAGAGCGAATCTCTACTAGTATAATATTTATTGCTGTTATTATACTCCTGTTTCTTGATATTTACGAAGACTTCAGTGAAGGTGCACCTTTATCCCATGTCACTAAAGAAGCTGCGATTATGCTCTTAGGCCTCGTTGGAATATTCATGCTTTGGAAAAGTTACTTCTCTATCAAACTTCAAAATGAATCTCAAAAACATGATATTGTGAAGCTTAAGAACGATCTTCAAAGTTATAAATTGAGAACACAGGACTTATCAGAAGGATTGTCTGGTATGATTAATCAGCAGTTAATAGACTGGAATCTTACTGAGTCAGAAAAAGATATCGCCTTACTTTTGCTTAAGGGATTATCCCTTAGAGAGATTGCTGAAATCCGTAACTCTTCTGAAAAAACAATTAAACAACACGCTTCTAATCTTTATGCGAAGGCAAATCTCAATGGCCGAGCAGAACTCTCTGCATTTTTCCTTGAAGATTTACTAATCCTAAAATAA
- a CDS encoding type III polyketide synthase, translating into MSRIIHIESLAPKYVYSTDQIIEAADSLWLKNVDEMTRRKAIKIFKGSNIDFRRAVVPLEIAFGDLSFEEKNNIYMKEMIAYGKELLSNAIKNSGIEPTDIDYIITTSCTGIMIPSVDAYLVNELGLRGDIVRLPVTEMGCAGGTSGLIYANDFLKANPGKTAVLLTMEIPSITFQKNDLSAENLVSTAIFSDGFSCAVLKGGEGPGAHIIDTDMYHFHKGTYLMGFNLTNTGLKIVLDKDVPSTIEGNFEKIFLPFLERNKLRIEDIEHYMFHPGGKKIISMVENYIAAYDKDISESKWVLENLGNMSSATILHIFDRVSATRDIRPGDRGYMLAFGPGFMAQSILVEWR; encoded by the coding sequence ATGTCACGAATTATTCATATCGAAAGTCTTGCACCAAAATACGTATATTCAACAGATCAAATAATTGAAGCCGCTGACTCTCTTTGGCTTAAAAATGTTGATGAGATGACAAGGCGTAAGGCGATTAAAATATTTAAAGGTTCGAATATCGATTTTCGACGTGCGGTAGTTCCGCTTGAAATTGCCTTTGGCGATCTTTCGTTTGAAGAAAAAAACAATATTTATATGAAAGAGATGATTGCTTACGGTAAAGAACTCCTTTCTAATGCCATCAAAAACTCAGGGATTGAGCCAACTGATATTGACTATATTATTACAACTTCATGTACGGGAATTATGATCCCATCAGTTGATGCTTATCTCGTTAATGAGTTAGGACTAAGAGGTGATATTGTAAGACTTCCTGTGACTGAAATGGGATGTGCCGGTGGAACCTCTGGACTGATTTATGCAAACGATTTTTTGAAGGCTAATCCAGGTAAAACTGCAGTTCTTTTAACGATGGAAATACCATCAATTACTTTTCAAAAAAATGACCTTTCAGCAGAGAACCTTGTGAGCACAGCAATTTTCTCTGACGGATTTTCTTGTGCTGTTTTAAAAGGTGGAGAAGGACCAGGCGCCCACATCATTGATACGGATATGTATCACTTTCATAAGGGTACATATCTTATGGGGTTTAATCTTACTAATACTGGTTTGAAAATTGTCTTAGACAAAGATGTTCCAAGTACCATTGAAGGAAATTTTGAAAAAATCTTTCTTCCATTTTTAGAAAGAAATAAATTAAGAATTGAAGATATTGAGCATTATATGTTTCATCCAGGTGGTAAGAAAATTATTTCGATGGTTGAAAATTACATCGCGGCATATGACAAGGATATCTCTGAATCGAAATGGGTACTTGAGAACCTTGGAAATATGTCTTCTGCAACGATTCTTCACATTTTCGATAGAGTATCAGCAACAAGAGATATCAGACCTGGAGATAGGGGATATATGCTCGCCTTTGGACCTGGTTTTATGGCACAAAGTATTCTAGTGGAGTGGAGATAA